The Halarchaeum grantii genome contains a region encoding:
- a CDS encoding ketopantoate reductase family protein, with translation MRIGVLGAGSMGSLFAGLLAARETETVLFARESDHVAALRESGLRVVHADGTAETVDVPVVCDPGAAPRCDYVLVCVKSYQTDDALATWAGAFGDAAVATLQNGLGNAEALAAYVPEERVLAGATSHGAHVPEPGVVRHAGRGDTRLGSYFALNDANVRALATQLSLAGIETHVVDDVRRAIWRKALVNVGINAATALAGVENGALAATAPGTRLVRRSVAEAARVARHEGVDTEGVIEETLTVARRTASNVSSMRQDVEAGRETEVEAIHGAVVSRAEDAGLPAPVNRTLADLVRLADA, from the coding sequence ATGCGTATCGGCGTGCTCGGCGCGGGGTCGATGGGGTCGCTGTTCGCGGGCCTGCTCGCGGCGAGGGAGACGGAGACGGTACTGTTCGCGCGGGAGAGCGACCACGTCGCGGCGCTCCGGGAGTCTGGGCTGCGCGTCGTCCACGCTGACGGGACGGCCGAGACAGTCGACGTCCCCGTGGTGTGTGACCCCGGCGCGGCGCCGCGCTGTGACTACGTGCTCGTCTGCGTGAAGAGCTACCAGACGGACGACGCGCTCGCGACGTGGGCCGGGGCGTTCGGGGACGCGGCGGTCGCGACGCTCCAGAACGGCCTCGGGAACGCGGAAGCGCTCGCCGCGTACGTCCCTGAGGAGCGCGTGCTCGCGGGGGCGACGAGTCACGGCGCCCACGTGCCCGAGCCGGGCGTCGTTCGGCACGCCGGGCGGGGCGACACCCGCCTCGGGAGCTACTTCGCGCTGAACGACGCGAACGTGCGCGCGCTCGCGACGCAGCTGTCGCTCGCCGGCATCGAGACGCACGTCGTCGACGACGTCCGGCGTGCCATCTGGCGGAAGGCGCTCGTGAACGTCGGCATCAACGCGGCGACCGCGCTCGCGGGCGTCGAGAACGGCGCGCTCGCGGCGACGGCGCCCGGGACGCGACTCGTCCGGCGGTCGGTCGCGGAGGCCGCGCGGGTCGCGCGCCACGAGGGCGTCGACACCGAGGGAGTCATCGAGGAGACGCTGACGGTGGCGCGGCGGACCGCGTCGAACGTCTCCTCGATGCGCCAGGACGTCGAGGCGGGACGCGAGACGGAGGTGGAGGCGATTCACGGCGCCGTCGTCTCGCGCGCGGAGGACGCGGGGCTGCCGGCGCCAGTGAACCGGACGCTCGCGGACCTCGTGCGGCTCGCGGACGCCTAA